The proteins below come from a single Staphylococcus sp. MI 10-1553 genomic window:
- a CDS encoding nucleotide sugar dehydrogenase, whose protein sequence is MKLTTVGLGYIGLPTSIMFAKHGVDVIGVDINEEAVKSLNNGQIHIEEPGLQEAYEEVLATGKFKASQTPVEADAFIIAVPTPNNDDQYESCDISIVMSATKSIIPFLKKGNTVIVESTIAPRTMDDHVKPLLEEHGFTIGEDLYLVHCPERVLPGKILEELVYNNRIIGGVTPACIEAGKRVYSTFVKGEMIETDARTAEMSKLMENTYRDLNIALANELAKISNHLNINVLDVIEMANKHPRVNIHLPGPGVGGHCLAVDPYFIIAKDPENSPLIQTGRQINRSMPQYVVEKTKNMLRELNGNKIAVFGLTYKGDVDDIRESPAFDIYELLRQESNLDVVTYDPHVKLDFVEKDIQKAVADASLVLILSDHSEFKHLTDNDFVNMKDKVIFDTKNVIQSQFETVQYYNYGNLYAFDNQKQLI, encoded by the coding sequence GTGAAACTCACAACTGTAGGATTAGGTTACATTGGTTTACCGACGTCAATTATGTTTGCAAAGCATGGTGTAGACGTCATAGGTGTAGATATTAATGAAGAAGCTGTTAAGAGTTTAAACAATGGGCAAATTCACATCGAAGAACCAGGTTTACAGGAAGCCTACGAGGAAGTTTTAGCGACAGGGAAATTCAAAGCGTCACAAACCCCAGTAGAGGCAGACGCATTTATTATTGCAGTACCCACACCGAATAATGATGATCAATACGAATCTTGTGACATTTCAATTGTCATGAGTGCAACTAAAAGCATCATTCCATTTTTGAAAAAGGGCAATACTGTCATTGTTGAATCGACTATTGCACCGAGAACGATGGACGACCATGTGAAGCCATTATTAGAAGAACATGGGTTTACGATTGGTGAAGATTTATATCTCGTCCATTGTCCAGAACGTGTATTACCTGGAAAGATCTTAGAGGAGCTTGTGTACAACAATCGTATTATCGGTGGCGTGACGCCTGCATGTATCGAAGCAGGAAAACGTGTTTACAGTACATTTGTGAAAGGTGAAATGATTGAAACTGATGCACGTACTGCTGAAATGAGTAAATTAATGGAAAATACGTATCGTGATTTAAATATTGCTTTAGCGAATGAGCTAGCAAAGATTAGTAACCATTTAAACATTAATGTATTAGATGTGATAGAAATGGCGAATAAACATCCACGTGTGAATATCCATTTGCCAGGTCCAGGTGTAGGGGGACATTGTTTAGCTGTAGACCCCTATTTCATTATTGCGAAGGATCCTGAAAATTCTCCGTTGATACAAACAGGGCGTCAAATTAACCGTTCGATGCCACAATATGTGGTGGAAAAAACGAAAAATATGTTGCGTGAATTAAATGGAAATAAAATTGCAGTGTTTGGCTTAACGTATAAAGGGGATGTAGATGATATCAGGGAATCACCTGCTTTTGATATCTATGAATTGTTGCGTCAAGAGTCGAATCTTGATGTGGTTACGTATGATCCGCATGTCAAACTTGATTTTGTAGAGAAAGATATTCAAAAAGCAGTTGCGGATGCTTCTCTTGTGTTGATTTTAAGTGACCACTCAGAATTCAAACATTTAACTGACAACGATTTTGTAAATATGAAGGATAAAGTTATTTTTGATACTAAAAATGTCATTCAAAGCCAATTTGAGACAGTTCAATATTATAACTATGGTAATTTGTATGCATTTGATAATCAAAAACAATTAATTTAA
- a CDS encoding glycosyltransferase, protein MANQPQTKKNQLMEAIDLLKTDYLLGLNRLEETLNASDVAMYLKLLEKNGKLDFMHQFKDELEKEKASNGSRILKKAQYQIGMIADEFLYNSFKDTADITFIPSDAEIEKMQFDFVIVATTWRGIDASWQGIASPKSRMRAHLMQLLDELIERQIPLVFYSKEDPVNFHLFKDIARKCDYIFTTAQEMVQDYIEYTNNTNVKVLQFGVNPHYHNPIGTRTDEAAKNKDNVIFAGSWTKKYPQRNKDLARMFDGLSLSGNDLTIFDRNLHLERERYLFPSKYIPYLTGPLSHDELMKVHKIFRWALNVNSVKYSDTMFANRVFELQAFGNLMISNYSVGVNNQFPNVLMVNDVSDVGPILNRYSEHELRAFQAKNIRNVMLEHTTYHRINEIANFMGLTSTAVQPVIGVVVRERTESLVEMFQRQMNVKKILLTEQELNDRIHELDFVTFFDDNYIYEEYYLADLLSAFYYTDVDFVQKTLNTDVQVHDYAETYDEPHLTLFDVQAYQSGELKFGYTLDDAEIFDNEKQILSQNDLVSVIVPIHNNGRYLEDKCMRSLRRSSMFDRFEIIFVDDGSTDEETRHVIQRLRRKYPNIVYYRFESGSGSASRPRNKGVELATTPYITYLDPDNEAIGDGYVQLYEKLKENPSIDMVVGNIIKEDNRKRSVFNYYGTIKKYNHDDPLITNTKKFLKTAGLRAQSIQALMIKAEVIKNNHIKMVEGAAGQDTVFFQELMLYSKKVLGIKVPIHMYYAAVSGSVTNSTSKKLFDKYYKLELERIPFLEQHQLMDAYMEQRFNLYLKGWYRPRLDIVKAEERPAAIQRFLDIYQLYEKYERPQDIELDDYIKALKKEVKQR, encoded by the coding sequence ATGGCAAATCAACCTCAAACTAAAAAGAATCAATTGATGGAAGCTATTGATTTACTTAAAACGGATTATTTGCTCGGTTTGAATCGATTAGAAGAAACTTTAAATGCAAGTGATGTGGCGATGTATTTAAAGTTACTAGAAAAAAATGGCAAACTGGACTTTATGCATCAGTTTAAGGATGAATTAGAAAAAGAAAAAGCGAGTAATGGTTCTCGCATTTTGAAAAAAGCACAGTATCAAATTGGCATGATTGCAGATGAGTTTTTATACAATTCATTTAAAGATACAGCGGACATCACTTTTATTCCGAGTGATGCTGAAATTGAAAAAATGCAGTTTGACTTTGTGATCGTGGCGACGACATGGCGAGGGATTGATGCATCATGGCAAGGTATCGCCAGTCCTAAAAGTAGAATGCGGGCACATCTCATGCAATTACTTGATGAACTCATTGAGCGTCAAATTCCGTTAGTCTTTTATTCTAAAGAAGACCCCGTCAACTTCCATTTATTTAAAGATATTGCACGAAAATGTGATTATATTTTCACGACTGCACAAGAAATGGTTCAAGATTATATTGAATACACGAATAATACAAATGTGAAAGTTTTACAATTTGGGGTGAATCCACATTATCATAATCCGATTGGAACGAGAACCGATGAAGCGGCGAAAAATAAAGATAACGTCATTTTCGCCGGCAGTTGGACTAAAAAATATCCACAAAGAAATAAAGATTTAGCACGTATGTTTGATGGTTTGAGTTTAAGTGGCAACGATTTAACGATTTTTGACCGTAATTTACACCTTGAAAGAGAACGCTATTTATTCCCTAGCAAGTATATACCTTATCTGACCGGTCCGTTAAGTCATGATGAACTGATGAAAGTACATAAGATTTTTAGATGGGCACTCAACGTGAATTCAGTCAAGTATTCGGACACGATGTTTGCCAATCGCGTTTTTGAATTACAAGCATTCGGTAATTTGATGATTTCTAATTATTCAGTCGGCGTGAACAATCAATTTCCTAATGTGTTGATGGTGAATGATGTATCGGATGTCGGCCCTATTTTAAATCGGTATTCGGAGCACGAGTTGAGAGCCTTTCAAGCGAAGAATATACGAAATGTGATGCTAGAACATACGACTTATCACCGTATCAATGAAATTGCGAACTTTATGGGATTAACGAGCACTGCTGTCCAACCTGTCATTGGTGTCGTCGTACGAGAAAGAACAGAATCTCTAGTAGAGATGTTTCAACGTCAAATGAATGTGAAGAAAATTTTATTAACCGAACAAGAACTGAACGACCGCATACATGAATTAGATTTTGTGACTTTTTTTGATGACAACTACATTTATGAAGAATATTACTTAGCTGATTTACTCAGTGCATTTTATTATACCGATGTCGATTTCGTACAAAAAACTTTAAACACAGACGTCCAAGTACATGACTATGCTGAGACGTATGATGAGCCACATTTAACGCTATTTGATGTACAAGCTTATCAGTCTGGAGAGCTCAAATTCGGATACACATTAGATGATGCTGAAATCTTTGACAATGAAAAACAAATTTTAAGTCAAAATGATTTAGTCAGTGTGATTGTTCCGATCCATAATAATGGACGTTATTTAGAAGATAAATGTATGCGCAGTTTGAGACGTTCTTCAATGTTTGACCGCTTTGAAATTATTTTTGTGGACGATGGTTCTACAGACGAAGAAACACGTCATGTCATACAAAGATTAAGACGAAAATATCCGAATATCGTTTACTATCGATTTGAATCAGGTTCAGGTAGTGCTTCGAGACCACGTAATAAAGGTGTCGAACTTGCAACAACGCCATATATTACGTATTTAGATCCTGATAATGAAGCGATAGGGGATGGCTATGTGCAATTGTATGAAAAATTAAAAGAAAATCCCTCTATCGATATGGTAGTAGGCAACATTATTAAAGAAGACAATCGTAAAAGATCCGTTTTTAATTATTACGGCACGATTAAAAAATATAATCATGATGACCCTTTGATTACAAATACGAAAAAGTTTCTTAAAACGGCAGGCCTACGTGCTCAAAGTATTCAAGCGTTAATGATTAAAGCAGAAGTGATTAAGAACAATCACATCAAAATGGTGGAAGGTGCTGCCGGGCAGGATACCGTCTTCTTTCAAGAACTGATGTTATATTCTAAAAAAGTGTTAGGTATCAAAGTGCCCATTCATATGTACTATGCTGCAGTAAGTGGATCAGTCACGAACTCGACTTCAAAAAAATTATTTGATAAGTACTATAAACTCGAACTGGAACGCATTCCTTTTCTAGAGCAACATCAACTCATGGATGCCTATATGGAACAGCGTTTTAATTTGTATCTGAAAGGTTGGTACAGACCTCGTCTAGATATCGTGAAAGCGGAAGAACGACCAGCAGCCATTCAACGATTTTTAGATATTTATCAGTTATACGAAAAATATGAGCGACCACAAGATATTGAATTAGACGATTACATTAAGGCGTTAAAAAAAGAAGTGAAACAGCGATAA
- a CDS encoding ABC transporter permease, giving the protein MRAIIEIFKEQITNLPKIFKLAIYNMKSQYANHYLGIFWNILQPVLQVAIYYIVFGLGLRGSNSSIMGVPFIVHLISGLFPWLFISQGINSGASAIQKNIGLLAKMKFPSSIFISIALTNNMINLMITTSIVFVISLVNHYVPWWHYVWFIYFLIGSFSIIFGISLIMSTLTVIVRDTKNLLQNVIRMLFFMTPVFWVLEEQHGILAKLASLNPFAYLVGVYRTAFVHHQTAVYGTWSDHIYFWMTVFLLILIGSVIHMKFRKRILDYI; this is encoded by the coding sequence ATGAGAGCAATCATAGAAATCTTTAAAGAACAAATCACGAATTTACCTAAAATTTTTAAATTAGCTATTTATAATATGAAGAGTCAATATGCCAATCATTATTTAGGTATCTTTTGGAACATTTTGCAGCCGGTTCTCCAAGTGGCCATCTACTATATTGTGTTTGGTTTAGGGCTAAGGGGAAGTAATAGCTCAATCATGGGTGTACCTTTTATTGTTCATTTAATCTCAGGTTTATTTCCTTGGCTATTTATTTCTCAAGGTATCAATTCCGGTGCGTCAGCGATTCAAAAAAATATTGGATTGTTAGCTAAGATGAAATTTCCTTCTTCCATTTTTATATCGATTGCGCTAACGAATAATATGATCAATTTAATGATTACAACAAGTATCGTGTTTGTCATTTCATTAGTGAATCATTATGTTCCGTGGTGGCATTACGTATGGTTTATTTATTTTTTGATCGGATCTTTTTCCATCATTTTCGGTATTTCTTTAATAATGAGCACCCTGACTGTCATTGTGAGAGATACAAAAAATTTGTTGCAAAATGTTATTCGCATGCTCTTCTTTATGACACCGGTATTTTGGGTGTTAGAGGAACAACATGGCATTTTAGCTAAGTTAGCAAGCTTAAATCCTTTTGCATATCTTGTGGGTGTTTACCGCACCGCATTCGTTCATCACCAAACGGCTGTGTATGGGACATGGTCTGATCATATTTATTTTTGGATGACGGTTTTTTTACTCATTTTAATTGGTTCAGTCATTCATATGAAATTCAGAAAGAGAATTCTAGATTATATATAG
- a CDS encoding glycosyltransferase family 4 protein: MKSKKLLMITQNFYPELGSAANRMKMLFKHFTKESVITNVLTTQPSYPNHELFQDRSYFDDEMINRYENNRIVRMQMIFEKQNKNLFARLIYYIEQYVRVRYYIFKHKNNYDYIYVTSPNIFIAWATLFMKKAKRPDYILEVRDLWPDSVNGIKGINLKLTWPILKRLEQLMYHRADKIVINNEGFRQHIQDMLDKNKPIQFIPNSVSEAERFTEEKYTEFHVIYTGNIGYAQDVNHLIELFKGLNDNQIHVTAIVYGVKAPKFRKAVQHLDYVTLKPAMSREQCLQEISKHHVALSILNENDTFLNVLPGKIVDAIGVNTLPVTNIGGKMAEDINTYQMGFAKKKATPEVLLEQILTYRDSPSYLGAQLKNVRQYRDQFLNWEKNIKILISFLKE; the protein is encoded by the coding sequence ATGAAATCGAAAAAACTCTTAATGATTACACAAAACTTTTATCCCGAATTAGGTTCAGCAGCGAATCGAATGAAAATGTTGTTCAAACATTTTACCAAGGAAAGTGTTATTACAAACGTTTTAACGACGCAACCTTCATATCCTAATCATGAGTTGTTTCAAGATCGAAGTTATTTTGATGATGAAATGATTAATCGCTATGAAAATAACAGGATTGTGCGGATGCAGATGATTTTTGAAAAGCAAAATAAAAATCTCTTCGCAAGACTCATTTACTATATCGAGCAATATGTGAGGGTCAGATATTATATTTTCAAGCATAAAAATAACTATGACTATATTTATGTCACGAGCCCTAATATTTTTATAGCTTGGGCGACGTTGTTTATGAAAAAAGCAAAAAGACCAGATTATATTTTAGAGGTCCGTGATTTGTGGCCAGATAGTGTGAATGGCATTAAAGGTATTAATCTTAAATTGACGTGGCCTATACTCAAGCGACTAGAGCAGTTGATGTATCATCGTGCGGATAAAATTGTAATCAATAATGAAGGGTTTCGGCAACATATTCAGGATATGTTAGACAAAAATAAACCGATTCAATTTATTCCTAATTCAGTCAGTGAAGCAGAGCGTTTTACCGAAGAAAAGTATACAGAATTCCATGTGATTTACACTGGAAATATTGGTTACGCACAAGACGTCAATCATTTAATCGAATTATTTAAAGGGCTGAATGACAATCAAATTCATGTTACAGCGATTGTGTATGGTGTAAAAGCACCAAAATTTAGAAAAGCTGTTCAACATTTAGATTACGTTACGCTTAAACCTGCCATGAGTCGTGAACAGTGTCTTCAAGAAATTTCGAAACATCACGTAGCACTATCAATTTTAAATGAAAATGATACGTTTTTAAATGTGTTACCTGGAAAGATTGTAGATGCAATAGGGGTCAATACACTTCCTGTCACTAATATAGGTGGAAAGATGGCTGAAGATATCAATACTTATCAAATGGGTTTTGCTAAAAAGAAAGCGACACCTGAAGTATTATTAGAGCAAATCTTAACTTATAGAGATTCACCTTCATATTTAGGAGCCCAATTGAAAAATGTCAGACAGTATCGGGATCAATTTTTAAACTGGGAAAAGAATATTAAAATATTAATTAGCTTCCTTAAGGAGTGA